The window CAGGCTTTTTATCATGCTGTAGAGGCTGGTCGCAAGGCATATCTTGCAAAATGTGCACCTAAGAAGTCTGTAGGTAATGCATCTTCACCGTTAACTGGTTTCTTGCGAAAGTAGGGTGATGATATGTCATTTTTAGATGTACTTTCAAGAGTTTCCGACGAAGATATAGCTGACATATTAGGCGCAGTAACTGATGATGAAATACTTTCAACACTCTCTAAACCTAAGTTAGCTATTGATGATGCACTTATTCTATTATCACCTCAAGCCCTGCTGTATTTAGAAGATATGGCCCAGATGGCTCATGAACGGACGGTACAGCAATTTGGTTATACCATACAGCTGTTCACGCCTATGTACATTTCAAACTATTGCGACAATGGTTGTGTGTATTGTGGATATAGTCATCATGGTGGAATTGCCCGTGAAAAGCTAAGTTTAGCTGATATCGAGCTTGAGTCGAAAGCAATCGCTGAAACGGGATTAGAGCAAGTTTTAGTGTTAACCGGTGAATCTAAATCTTGTAGTCCACCGTCGTATATACAGGCTGCCGTAGAAAAATTGGTTTCTATTTTTAGTAGCGTTAGTGTAGAGGTGTATTCGCTTACGCTGGCGGAATATAGAGGATTAGTTGCAGTTGGAGCGGATGGAATGACGATGTTCCAAGAGACATATAATCCTACGTTGTATGCGCAATTACATCCATTTGGACCTAAGAGTGATTTTGCAAAGCGGATTGATACGCCTGAGTTGGCTTGCCAGGCTGGATTTAGAGTGGTCAATATTGGTGCTTTAATGGGCCTTGATGAATGGCGTCGAGAGGCATACAAGACGATGTTACATCTTAATTACCTTATGCAACATTATCCAGATGTAGAATTATCTGTTTCCGTTCCAAGAATTCGACCTTGTGCAGTAGGTTATTCACCAAAACATCCTGTAGATGATACGGCATTGGTTCAATATATTTTGGCTTTGCGTCTTTTGTTTCCCCGTGTGGGAATTACGCTTTCCTCTCGTGAAAGCAAGTATATGCGTGACAATCTGGTGAGACTGGGGATTACAAAAGTTTCAGCTGGCGTAACAACCTCTGTAGGGGGACATACAAAACAAGATGATTCTAGCCAATTTACAATTAGTGACAATCGCAGCGTAAGTGAAATGGCTGCAATGCTCGAAAATAATGGGTATCAACCCATTTATAAAGATTGGCAGGCACTATGAGGAGATATATGTATGGCTCATATGAATAACGAATTTGAAACGGCTATATCCCACTTCTATAGCCCTGAGGAGTTTCGTAAATTGCAGAATTCAGTAGTAGGCGTTTTAGGTGCTGGCGGATTGGGATCCAATTGTGCTGTTAATCTTGTCCG of the Veillonella parvula genome contains:
- the thiH gene encoding 2-iminoacetate synthase ThiH; the protein is MSFLDVLSRVSDEDIADILGAVTDDEILSTLSKPKLAIDDALILLSPQALLYLEDMAQMAHERTVQQFGYTIQLFTPMYISNYCDNGCVYCGYSHHGGIAREKLSLADIELESKAIAETGLEQVLVLTGESKSCSPPSYIQAAVEKLVSIFSSVSVEVYSLTLAEYRGLVAVGADGMTMFQETYNPTLYAQLHPFGPKSDFAKRIDTPELACQAGFRVVNIGALMGLDEWRREAYKTMLHLNYLMQHYPDVELSVSVPRIRPCAVGYSPKHPVDDTALVQYILALRLLFPRVGITLSSRESKYMRDNLVRLGITKVSAGVTTSVGGHTKQDDSSQFTISDNRSVSEMAAMLENNGYQPIYKDWQAL